A region of Nostoc sp. HK-01 DNA encodes the following proteins:
- a CDS encoding KilA-like protein, with translation MDAITIISRQLHGSPVEQRQRDGYINATALSSAYKLATGKRRDVSDWLENKRTQETLSHLSSNTGIPVFELYQVFQGSPENGGGTWIHPKLAVRFDIWLSDEFGYQVEQWVEEWVLTGQSTVLDSKVLELENKLETALEAIAQLQAQIQNLLPPSAEFIPPGWDTEVWRSLAPQDQRHFKFLFRRRGFRPSAKNEPLALPAVDTEAWKQKQRDEVAHLIGEVSPEEKQQFQAAKRQQLREFWSQAPEEDQKNMPF, from the coding sequence ATGGATGCAATCACAATTATTTCACGTCAACTACACGGCTCACCTGTAGAGCAACGTCAACGCGATGGTTATATAAACGCTACTGCTTTGAGTAGTGCCTATAAGTTGGCCACAGGAAAACGGCGTGATGTTAGCGATTGGCTAGAAAATAAACGCACACAAGAAACACTTTCACATTTAAGTTCAAATACGGGAATTCCCGTGTTTGAGTTATATCAAGTGTTTCAAGGCTCTCCTGAGAATGGAGGCGGCACTTGGATACATCCGAAGCTGGCAGTCAGATTTGACATTTGGCTTTCAGATGAGTTCGGCTATCAGGTTGAGCAATGGGTTGAAGAATGGGTGCTGACAGGGCAATCAACAGTGCTTGATTCCAAGGTTCTGGAATTGGAGAACAAATTAGAAACTGCATTGGAGGCGATCGCCCAATTACAAGCTCAAATTCAAAATCTGTTGCCTCCCTCGGCTGAGTTTATACCTCCTGGTTGGGATACCGAGGTATGGCGAAGTCTTGCACCACAGGATCAACGCCATTTCAAATTCTTGTTTCGCCGTCGAGGTTTTCGACCTTCTGCCAAAAATGAACCCTTGGCCTTACCTGCTGTGGACACAGAAGCTTGGAAGCAGAAGCAACGCGATGAAGTAGCGCATCTGATAGGTGAAGTGTCGCCCGAAGAGAAACAGCAATTCCAGGCAGCAAAACGCCAACAACTTCGAGAGTTTTGGTCACAAGCCCCAGAAGAAGACCAAAAAAATATGCCGTTTTAG